In the Bombiscardovia apis genome, CGCCTGGCAACCGCCCGTAGCCCCTGCAATCATGGCATTGTTGGCAGTTACCAGCCCAAAAGCACCCGCAGTAAAGAGGAAGCGAATCTGCCCATCGCGATCCAAGTCAATTCGCCGCTTGAGAGCTGCCAAAACGCCGGGAAGCGTGCCCGAAGATCCAGCCGTAGGAGTCGCGCAAATCACGCCCATAGAAGCGTTGACCTCATTGGTGGCCATCGCCGCCTGCACAGCCTCCAGCATCGTGTCGCCAGACAGGCTCACATGCGTTTCCCTATAATCGCGCAGCAGGGCCGCCTCACCACCAGTGAGCCCAGTCGCAGAAAACACGCCCTCGCCCGTAGAACCCTTAGCCACAGCCCGGTCCATCGCGTCAAGGTTCTCCCCCATGCGCTCCCACACCTGCTCGCGGCTCTCCTGAAAACGTTCCATCTCCTCGCGAATCATAATCTCGCTAATCGGCAAGCCTTGCGTTTGTGCACTCGCTACCAGTTCTGCTACAGAGGTGAACATACTCGGTTCTTTCTCACTATTTCTTAGGGTTAACGGTTGTCAGCAGTCTCAGACGCGAGCTGGTCTAGTCCACGTAAATCATGCTGGGCGCAAAGCGGCGAATCTGCTCCAGAACAGCGGACAGCAGCGGTTTGTCGAGGTCGTAAACCACCATCACCTGCCTACCACTTGCACTTGGATACACGCTTCGGTTGCGCAAGGCTCCAGCAGCCGCAATCAGGCTCGTTATGGAATCTTCCTGCGCTAGCACTGCTTGCTCGGATTCATTCAGCAGCTGCGGCACTATCAGCAACGGCAACATGCCACCAGGCCGCAAGTCATAACCATCCATCTCAATCCGCCGAATTTCAATGGTTCCGCCTCCGATGGAGCAGCCGTAGAGACTCATCTCCTGCTGCCCCCTGCGCATGTGGACCACAGCGGTATTGGGGTGCCCGATCGGACTGGGGCCTTCTTCTTCGCAAAAATCAATGAGTACACCTTCATCCCGGGCGATGCTGACCGCGTGAGGCACCCGACCGTCGTCTGGCGCAAAGCCTAGTAAGCCGGAAATAATCGCATAGTCGGTGCCGTGGCCCAAGTGCGTCTTGGCAAAAGATTCGTAGTAATCGATGCGCACCTCGCTCGGTAGTCCACCAATTAAGTGACGAGCAGCACGACCGATGGCTACCGCTCCAGCAGTGTGTGAGCTGGAAGGTCCGACCATAATCGGGCCGATAATATCGAAGACACTGCGGTATTCTCCTGCCATCGCCCGTCCTTCCGCTTGCCTGCGCTACTCAGCCCTAGCCCCTACTAGCAATGGGCCCGTAAGCACTTTAGTGTACAGACCCTAAGTGCCAACTGTATTTCTAACTCATTGCTCAAAGGTTTTATGCAGACATTATGCCTCTTTCCTAGCAAATGGAAGGGTGTTTCTTTGAGCGAACAACACGGTTAGATTAATCCTTACATCGCTTGCAGCAGAACGTGCAGGAATCGTTGATATATACCCAAATTGTTTCACCCCGGCACTAGAAAGAGCGGAGAATAGACTCTATGCCATTACCTGCGCTCATTGTCATTGCCTCGGTGCTCTGTATCATCATCGCCTTGGCTGCTACCGCTTACTGGCTGAGGGCACGTTCGCGCCGCTTATTTGAAGCCAAGCTGCAAGCTAGGCACGACGATCAGGTCTCATACGCTTTTATTATCAACCCTTCCAAGCCTCAAGCCAAGCAGATTCGCGAGCGCATTAAGCAATACTGCCAAGCCAAAGGCCTTGAAGACGTGCGCTTTTACGACACCCAGCTCGACAAAGACGGCAAGGCCTGCGCGCAAGAAGCTCTAGCAGATGGCGCTGGAATCGTAGTTGCAGTGGGCGGCGATGGGACTGTGCGAACGGTAGCAAGCGCGGTTGCTGGCACTGGCCACGTATTGGGAATCATTCCTATTGGCACTGGAAACTTATTTGCCCGCAATATGGGCATTCCAGTAGGCGATCCAGAAGCGGCCTTAGCAGTGGCAACTTCACATGGTTCCCGCAAGGTTGATGTGGGCCGAATGCGGATATTAGACAGCAGAGATTCACAGACCCGCCACGCTTTCTTAATTATCGCCGGTATTGGCTTCGATGCACTCATGATTGACGACACCGATCCCAACCTGAAGAAAAGCATCTCCTGGCTGGCCTATTTCATCTCGGGAGCCAAGCATCTTTTCGCCGACAAATTCAAGGGCGACATCACTATCCGCCAGCGTGACGGTCGCACTCAAACCAACAAAAATGTGGAGTTCAGAACGTTTATGGCCGGCAATTGCGGCGAGATTCCAGGCTTTTCGCTGATGCCCGACGCTGCTTTCGACGACGGCATGCTCGACTTTGAGCTCATAGACACCTCAGGCGGCTTAATTGGTTGGGCTAACTTGTTTGGCGATGTAATGCACCAGACCATTACCCGCACTTCGACCCAGAGTCCACTGTCTACCAATTCTTCGATTGAGCAGGTGCAGGGCTCCGACGCTGAGATTAAGCTAAAGAAGCCGGCCTTAGCTCAGGTCGATGGCGATATTCTTGGCGAAACCCGACATATTGAGCTTTCCGTCGACAAGCAGTCGCTCAACGTGCGCGTTCCCGTTGAGCAGTAGGCCTGATTTTCGGCCACTCCCAGCGCTTGTCACATCTTGTTATATTTCGTTACTTTTTGTGCACTTCTCTGTCATAAGCTCGTGGCAAAATAGAGACCATGGTTGCACAGCATGCGGGGATGCCCGCCACTCAAGATGATTTAATCAACGTCGACGAGGTCGTCGGCAAGTACTACGACCTCATTCCCGACCCTGCCGAGCTCTCCCAGCGGGTTGCTTTCGGCACTTCGGGCCACCGCGGATCCTCGCTCAAAACGTCATTCAACGAAGCTCACATCGTAGCCATTGCCCAGGCAATTGCCGAGCAGCGAGCCAAGGAAGGCGTCACCGGCCCCCTCTACCTGGGCCGCGACACCCACGCTCTCTCCCTGCCAGCTTGGAAGTCAGCTATTGAGGTCCTGGTTGCTAACGGCGTCCGGGTCCGTATCGATGCGCGCGACGACTACACCCCCACCCCCACTATCTCCCAAGCTATTTTGACCCACAATCGGGCCAACGACGGCTCCCAGCGCTTCTCCGGCGAGGACTTGGCAGACGGCATCGTCGTCACCCCCTCCCACAATCCTCCCACCGACGGCGGCTTCAAATACGACCCGCCCACCGGAGGCCCAGCTCCCGAAAGCACCACCAAAGCCATTGCCGACAGGGCCAATGAGCTGCTGGGCTCTTACAAGAGCGTCAAGCGCATCCCCTTCGAGCAGGCCATCAATTCTGAGCTTATTGAGCGCTTTGACTATCGCGAGCACTACGTAGCAGACTTGGGCTCCGTCATCGACTTTGAAGCCATTCGCACTTCGGGCGTGCGCTTGGGCATTGACCCCCTGGGCGGCGCTTCAGTCAATTATTGGCCACTGATTAACGAAAAGTACGGCCTCAATATTGGCGTAATCAACCCCGAAGTCGACCCCACTTGGCGGTTCATGACCCTCGACCACGACGGCAAGATTCGCATGGACCCCAGCTCTGAGTACGCCATGAAGGGCCTGGTAGACCGTCTCAACGGCGGCGCTTGGGACTCTTACGATTTGGTGGGCGGCACCGATCCAGACGCCGACCGCCACGGCATCGTCTGCCCCGGCTCGGGAGTTATGAACCCCAACCATTACATCGCCGTATGTGTCGAATATCTCTTCTCTGGCAACCGCCCCGATTGGCCCGCAGGCGCAGGAGTAGGCAAGACCTTGGTCTCTTCCTCGCTCATTGACCGCGTTGCCGCCGCTATCAATGCCAAACTCGTTGAGGTGCCCGTAGGCTTCAAGTGGTTCGTGGACCCGCTCTTTAAGGGTGAGGTCGCTTTCGGTGGCGAGGAGAGCTCCGGCATGAGCTTCCTGCGCTGCAACGGCCACGTGTGGACCACCGACAAAGACGGCCTAATCCCCGACTTATTGGCTGCTGAAATCACTGCCAAGACGGGCAAGAACCCGGCCGAATTGCACCAGGCGCAGGTGGAGCGCTTCGGCGAGAGCTGGTATCAGCGCGTCGACACCCCCACCACCCTTGAACAAAAGGCCAAGTTTGCCTCCCTCAGCCCCGCAGATGTGAGCGAAACCGAGTTGGCCGGCGAGCCCATCACCGCCAAGCTCACCGAGGCCCCGGGCAACGGCGCTGCAATCGGCGGCATCAAGGTCACCACCAAGAACAACTGGTTCGCTGCCCGCCCCTCCGGCACCGAAAACATCTACAAGGTCTACGCCGAGTCCTTCATCTCCCCCGAGGCCCTAACCCAAACCCAAACCGAAGCCACCACCTTAGTAAACAAAGCCCTCTCCGAATAAAAAAGTCCGAATATTTTAACGGCGACCCACTTTTTGAACTGGTCGCCGCTCACTTTTCGGGTCGGTCGTTTAGGGTGGAGGGTATGAGTCAAAGCGAGATTGTTGTTTCTACGGACGGTTCGGCGTTGGGGAACCCGAATGGGCCTATGGGTTGGGCTTGGGCCGACCATCAAGGCGAGGGTGCGGACGCAGGCGGTGCCACTAATGGAACCAACCAGATTGGCGAGCTATGCGCCGTATTGCAGGCCTTGCGCGCCCATCGTGGGGCCACGCCGCTCACTATCCAAACCGACTCCCAGTATGCCATTAACTGCTCAACCAAGTGGGTGCACGGCTGGAAAAAGAAGGGCTGGAAAAACGCGGCAGGCAAGCCTGTCAAAAACCGCCAACTTATAGAAGCCATCGACCGTGAAATCAGCCAGCGCCCAGGCCCGGTCAAGTTCTTCTGGGTCAAGGGCCACGCTGGAGACCGCTTTAACGAGAAGGTCGACGACCTAGCCCGAGGGTTCGCCACCGACGTGCGCAGTGGCGACAAGCGCTCCTACCTGCCCATCGAAGGCTGGCAATCCTTGCTCGCCTCCCCCTATACCAAGGGTCTCAAAATCTCCGAAGAGGTCCGGCTCCAGCTCAAGGGCCAGCATGTAAACCCAGCCCAGTCCGACGCCCTCTACAATCACGGCGCTCCCGAAATGGCAGAAGAGGAGCAGCCCTCACCGCTTGCCGCTTTGGCGCTGTTTGACTCGCCGGGCGACGACATCGAGGGCGACGCAGTTAATCAGACGCAAGTAATGGAACCCATTCGCGACCTTATGCCGGGCGCAGAGGAAGCCTCTGAGAGCTCACCTTCGCAGGAGCGAGCGCAGTCCATTCCTCCAGTGCCAGCGCCGCCGAGCCCGCAGAACACTGCGCAAGCAAGCGATGAAGACGAGTTTGAAGAAGCGGCCGAGACTGCCGAAGACGAGCCTTTCGTTGAAGCTGAAGAGTCCGAGGAGAGAAGCCCTCAGGGCTCAGCTCAGGGCTCAGCACAAGACGACGAGGACGATGCCCAGTCATCGCGGGGCCTAGTAGCCACCGGCGATCTCATCATCACCCCTCCCCCCTCGCGCAGCCCCTACTTTGCCGGCAAAGACCTCCACATCTCGGGAACCATTTCCTTCTCGGCAGACATTGACCAAGAGGGCCGCGTCCATATCAAGGGTGTACCCTTCCGCCTGCACTCTATCGACGTGCGCGAAGAAGGCGAAGAGTAAGCCTGCGAGCCGCCGCAAGGCCGGTGCCTCGCGTAGTATTAAAAGAGTTAGCACACAACGCCCGGCGCAATCCGGTCGTGCGAAGGAGATTCGATGGATAAGACACAGCAAGATGAGCTGAAAAAGGCGGCCGGCATTGAGGCTGCAAAGCTGGTAGAAAACGGCATGATTGCAGGCCTTGGCACCGGTTCCACGGTTCGTTTCCTCGTAGACGAACTGGGCCGCCGCACCCAGGAAGAGGGCCTGGAGTTCACCGGCGTTACCACTTCCCGCCGCACCCAAGAGCAGGCCGAAAGCTACGGCATCAAGATTGTAGACATTGACGAAGTTGACCATGTTGATGTCACAATCGACGGCGCAGACGAGGTTGATAAGGACTTCAACGGCATTAAGGGCGGCGGCGCGGCCCTGCTCTGGGAGAAGATTGTAGCCACCAACTCCAAGAAAATCGTGTGGATTGTTGACGAGTCCAAGATTGTTGACACCATCGGCAAGTTCCCCCTGCCCGTTGAGGTTATCCCCTTCGGTGCAGGCCACGTTATCAAGCGTTTCGAAGACCGCGGCTACAAGCCCGTCTTGCGCTTGACTGAGGACGGCAAGCCGGTTCGTACCGACGAAAACAACTACGTAGTCGACCTCCACATGGACTGCATCGACCACCCGCAAGATTTGGCTGAAGACCTTATCAACACGGTGGGCGTAGTCGAGCACGGCCTCTTCCTCAACATGGTAGACACCGTCATCGTAGGCGACCCCCACGGCCCCCGCGTCATGACCAACTCCAACAAGTAGTCTTTCGCAAACTGCTCTGATGCCCCGCTGCCCACTCGGCGCAGCGGGGCATCGGCGTATACATAGTCGCGCGCAAAAAAAGAGAACCCCTCCTGCTGCCATGAGATGCTCACGGAAACGGGAGGGGCTCTCGGCTATATAGCCAAAAGACCTGCGCCAAGACTACTTGCGCTGATGACGAGTCTTACGCAGCATTTTACGATGCTTCTTCTTGCTCATACGCTTGCGGCGCTTCTTGATGACAGAACCCATCGGCGAGCCTCCGTTCCTTAAAAACTAATAGTAAGTGTGCAACTCGCCTAATAATACACCGATTACCCGACCTTTACAGGGGGAAGTCCTTATAAAAGGCCTCAACACTTGCCTTGGGCCCCTCCAGGCGGAAGGTCACCGTGGCGTTGCGCCACAAGACAACCGACTGCTTTGCATTGGCAGGATCCTCGCGCTCCACATACGAGCCCGTCTCCTTGCCCGAGACCTTGACCTTGCCCGAAGCCAGCTCCTTGCCAGTGAGCGAGGAGAGCATGGACTGGTAGTGCTTGTCTGCGTCTTCATCGTGACTCCACTGAGCCACGTGCAGGGCCACATCCTTGCCCTCACTACCCGTTGAGTAGGCAATCGTGTATTCCTCAATCGGCGCGGAAGCAGCCCAGTCAGTGGCCGCGTCGGCCTTCACTCGCGCAAAAGCACCCACCGAATCAGGCATGGCCTTGAGCAAATCAGTGGCGTTGGCTGGCAGAGGCTGAGCAGTAATCGTAGGCTTGCTGGCAGGCTGGCTTGGGTGTGCCGCACCGGTCTGCGAGGCCGCGGGCGCTTGGGTCGTGCTCTTGGCAGCCCAGTGGGGCCACACATAAGCAGAGAAAAGCACCAAAATCACCACTACGGCTACACCAATAACCAGCGCAAGACGCCGCCGACGGACGACGACAGACTGGCTCTTTGCTTCAACATTAGGCTTATTGTCAGGCATACTTCGATTCTCTCACAAGGGCTGTAAAGTGCCCGC is a window encoding:
- the sdaAA gene encoding L-serine ammonia-lyase, iron-sulfur-dependent, subunit alpha, whose amino-acid sequence is MFTSVAELVASAQTQGLPISEIMIREEMERFQESREQVWERMGENLDAMDRAVAKGSTGEGVFSATGLTGGEAALLRDYRETHVSLSGDTMLEAVQAAMATNEVNASMGVICATPTAGSSGTLPGVLAALKRRIDLDRDGQIRFLFTAGAFGLVTANNAMIAGATGGCQAEVGSASAMGAAAAVEAAGGDPVACAEAFAIAMSNLLGLVCDPVAGLVELPCVKRNAIGAGNALIAADIALSGGSNKIPADEVIEAMRKVGRSLPASLRETGIGGLAGTPTGQRFRKTIFGQEE
- a CDS encoding serine dehydratase beta chain, translated to MAGEYRSVFDIIGPIMVGPSSSHTAGAVAIGRAARHLIGGLPSEVRIDYYESFAKTHLGHGTDYAIISGLLGFAPDDGRVPHAVSIARDEGVLIDFCEEEGPSPIGHPNTAVVHMRRGQQEMSLYGCSIGGGTIEIRRIEMDGYDLRPGGMLPLLIVPQLLNESEQAVLAQEDSITSLIAAAGALRNRSVYPSASGRQVMVVYDLDKPLLSAVLEQIRRFAPSMIYVD
- a CDS encoding diacylglycerol/lipid kinase family protein; amino-acid sequence: MPLPALIVIASVLCIIIALAATAYWLRARSRRLFEAKLQARHDDQVSYAFIINPSKPQAKQIRERIKQYCQAKGLEDVRFYDTQLDKDGKACAQEALADGAGIVVAVGGDGTVRTVASAVAGTGHVLGIIPIGTGNLFARNMGIPVGDPEAALAVATSHGSRKVDVGRMRILDSRDSQTRHAFLIIAGIGFDALMIDDTDPNLKKSISWLAYFISGAKHLFADKFKGDITIRQRDGRTQTNKNVEFRTFMAGNCGEIPGFSLMPDAAFDDGMLDFELIDTSGGLIGWANLFGDVMHQTITRTSTQSPLSTNSSIEQVQGSDAEIKLKKPALAQVDGDILGETRHIELSVDKQSLNVRVPVEQ
- the pgm gene encoding phosphoglucomutase (alpha-D-glucose-1,6-bisphosphate-dependent), yielding MVAQHAGMPATQDDLINVDEVVGKYYDLIPDPAELSQRVAFGTSGHRGSSLKTSFNEAHIVAIAQAIAEQRAKEGVTGPLYLGRDTHALSLPAWKSAIEVLVANGVRVRIDARDDYTPTPTISQAILTHNRANDGSQRFSGEDLADGIVVTPSHNPPTDGGFKYDPPTGGPAPESTTKAIADRANELLGSYKSVKRIPFEQAINSELIERFDYREHYVADLGSVIDFEAIRTSGVRLGIDPLGGASVNYWPLINEKYGLNIGVINPEVDPTWRFMTLDHDGKIRMDPSSEYAMKGLVDRLNGGAWDSYDLVGGTDPDADRHGIVCPGSGVMNPNHYIAVCVEYLFSGNRPDWPAGAGVGKTLVSSSLIDRVAAAINAKLVEVPVGFKWFVDPLFKGEVAFGGEESSGMSFLRCNGHVWTTDKDGLIPDLLAAEITAKTGKNPAELHQAQVERFGESWYQRVDTPTTLEQKAKFASLSPADVSETELAGEPITAKLTEAPGNGAAIGGIKVTTKNNWFAARPSGTENIYKVYAESFISPEALTQTQTEATTLVNKALSE
- a CDS encoding ribonuclease H family protein translates to MSQSEIVVSTDGSALGNPNGPMGWAWADHQGEGADAGGATNGTNQIGELCAVLQALRAHRGATPLTIQTDSQYAINCSTKWVHGWKKKGWKNAAGKPVKNRQLIEAIDREISQRPGPVKFFWVKGHAGDRFNEKVDDLARGFATDVRSGDKRSYLPIEGWQSLLASPYTKGLKISEEVRLQLKGQHVNPAQSDALYNHGAPEMAEEEQPSPLAALALFDSPGDDIEGDAVNQTQVMEPIRDLMPGAEEASESSPSQERAQSIPPVPAPPSPQNTAQASDEDEFEEAAETAEDEPFVEAEESEERSPQGSAQGSAQDDEDDAQSSRGLVATGDLIITPPPSRSPYFAGKDLHISGTISFSADIDQEGRVHIKGVPFRLHSIDVREEGEE
- the rpiA gene encoding ribose-5-phosphate isomerase RpiA, which codes for MDKTQQDELKKAAGIEAAKLVENGMIAGLGTGSTVRFLVDELGRRTQEEGLEFTGVTTSRRTQEQAESYGIKIVDIDEVDHVDVTIDGADEVDKDFNGIKGGGAALLWEKIVATNSKKIVWIVDESKIVDTIGKFPLPVEVIPFGAGHVIKRFEDRGYKPVLRLTEDGKPVRTDENNYVVDLHMDCIDHPQDLAEDLINTVGVVEHGLFLNMVDTVIVGDPHGPRVMTNSNK
- a CDS encoding 30S ribosomal protein bS22; this translates as MGSVIKKRRKRMSKKKHRKMLRKTRHQRK